A stretch of Gadus chalcogrammus isolate NIFS_2021 chromosome 9, NIFS_Gcha_1.0, whole genome shotgun sequence DNA encodes these proteins:
- the snx22 gene encoding sorting nexin-22 isoform X2, with protein sequence MLVQDNFPMIEVSIPSLEREVDESGKSTKLYRVDVLFNGRKHCVLRRHSEFQVLHRKLRKIVQIPDFPSKRNPHLRTKPVEQRRQELEDYIQDILYQYEDVPQELLDFLLLRHFHTGNKVNSMESLDDLDDKGFRPPGHGGGRGPGRILPPGRPGQLHGLYQRRCGGPLLGRPPGPQSSLKNMLQSC encoded by the exons ATGCTGGTTCAGGACAACTTTCCGATGATTGAGGTGTCGATCCCCTCGCTGGAGCGGGAGGTGGATGAGTCAGGGAAATCCACAAAG CTCTATCGAGTAGACGTCCTGTTCAATGGGAGGAAGCACTGTGTGCTCAGAAGACACAGCGAGTTCCAGGTCCTCCACAGAAAA CTCAGGAAGATAGTGCAGATCCCCGACTTTCCCAGCAAGAGAAATCCTCACCTGAGAACCAAACCCGTGGAACAGAGAAGGCAGGAGCTAGAGGACTACATCCAG GACATTCTGTATCAGTATGAAGATGTGCCCCAGGAGCTCCTGGACTTCCTCCTCTTGAGACACTTCCACACGGGGAACAAGGTCAACAGTATGGA GTCCCTGGATGATTTGGACGACAAGGGTTTCAG GCCTCCCGGACATGGTGGTGGACGGGGTCCTGGAAGGATTCTACCCCCGGGACGTCCGGGTCAGCTTCACGGCCTGTACCAAAGACGCTGCGGGGGGCCTCTCCTAGGGAGACCTCCTGGTCCACAGAGCTCTCTGAAGAACATGCTTCAGTCCTGCTGA
- the snx22 gene encoding sorting nexin-22 isoform X1: MLVQDNFPMIEVSIPSLEREVDESGKSTKLYRVDVLFNGRKHCVLRRHSEFQVLHRKLRKIVQIPDFPSKRNPHLRTKPVEQRRQELEDYIQDILYQYEDVPQELLDFLLLRHFHTGNKVNSMESLDDLDDKGFSYQLPHQRVLGFSEDPYINSCLSAGLPDMVVDGVLEGFYPRDVRVSFTACTKDAAGGLS, encoded by the exons ATGCTGGTTCAGGACAACTTTCCGATGATTGAGGTGTCGATCCCCTCGCTGGAGCGGGAGGTGGATGAGTCAGGGAAATCCACAAAG CTCTATCGAGTAGACGTCCTGTTCAATGGGAGGAAGCACTGTGTGCTCAGAAGACACAGCGAGTTCCAGGTCCTCCACAGAAAA CTCAGGAAGATAGTGCAGATCCCCGACTTTCCCAGCAAGAGAAATCCTCACCTGAGAACCAAACCCGTGGAACAGAGAAGGCAGGAGCTAGAGGACTACATCCAG GACATTCTGTATCAGTATGAAGATGTGCCCCAGGAGCTCCTGGACTTCCTCCTCTTGAGACACTTCCACACGGGGAACAAGGTCAACAGTATGGA GTCCCTGGATGATTTGGACGACAAGGGTTTCAG CTACCAACTGCCTCATCAGCGCGTCCTGGGGTTTTCCGAAGACCCTTACATCAATAGCTGTCTCTCTGCAG GCCTCCCGGACATGGTGGTGGACGGGGTCCTGGAAGGATTCTACCCCCGGGACGTCCGGGTCAGCTTCACGGCCTGTACCAAAGACGCTGCGGGGGGCCTCTCCTAG